A region from the Musa acuminata AAA Group cultivar baxijiao chromosome BXJ1-10, Cavendish_Baxijiao_AAA, whole genome shotgun sequence genome encodes:
- the LOC135595160 gene encoding pentatricopeptide repeat-containing protein At4g33170-like — translation MMFLKLKCAKPRHLCELLKRFSFGAVSFDVHSLADFLDACMYDVAAAHACLLKSHGLASCSAPWNKILDLYCRSGLFRRAQQLFDVIPSRDVVSYNTLISAHVRQGHATFESLRLYTRMLCENIKPDNVTLSMLLATSSMLVEQIHSHSTKMGLNSNAFVGGALVSGYERCRGLEEAIRTFEEIEEMDVVSWNILIDVCARRGSKRHAVDMFCRMRKEGGGALDCFTLTSVLKTCSERGDLSLGMQLHGCSWKAGLVRDTPIGNALITMYMKCGGGLDSAVEVFQTILDPNIISWTAIIAGLVQNGLAKEAAGFYCEMVYVGMMENEFCFTSVLPAFSMLVSLDHGRMIHSRIIKSGFCCDVMVGNALIDMYFKCGSAEDAQMAFETMRNRDTVSWTITILGFGQHGKGEEALQIFRALERSGTSPDSVTFLALLSTCSHGGLVEEGIKIFHSMVNDYNIKPKREHCACVIDMLGRAGKLSEAEKFIQEMGIERDPLAWESLLGTCAIHGATELGERSAEKVMELEPHKDGPYVLLSNIYAEQKMWEEKVKLRGRLDASMLAKNVGYSWSSGFKV, via the coding sequence ATGATGTTCCTCAAGCTTAAGTGCGCGAAACCCCGCCACCTCTGCGAGCTTCTTAAACGATTCTCCTTCGGCGCCGTTTCCTTTGACGTGCACAGCTTAGCCGACTTCCTCGACGCTTGCATGTACGACGTGGCGGCCGCCCATGCCTGCCTTCTGAAGTCCCATGGCTTGGCCAGTTGTTCCGCACCGTGGAACAAAATCCTCGATCTTTACTGCAGAAGCGGCCTATTTCGACGAGCTCAGCAGCTGTTCGACGTAATTCCCAGCAGAGACGTCGTCTCTTATAACACGCTGATCTCTGCTCACGTTCGCCAGGGTCATGCTACCTTTGAGTCTCTGCGACTCTATACTCGGATGCTGTGCGAGAACATCAAGCCCGACAACGTCACCCTATCGATGTTGCTCGCCACTTCGAGTATGTTGGTGGAGCAAATCCACTCCCATTCGACCAAGATGGGTCTCAACTCGAATGCTTTCGTTGGGGGAGCCTTGGTCAGCGGCTACGAGAGATGTCGAGGGCTGGAGGAAGCAATCCGCACATTTGAGGAGATCGAGGAGATGGATGTGGTCTCCTGGAACATACTGATTGATGTGTGCGCTCGGAGAGGGAGCAAGCGGCATGCCGTGGACATGTTCTGCCGGATGCGCAAGGAGGGTGGTGGTGCCCTTGATTGCTTCACCTTGACGAGCGTCTTGAAGACATGCTCGGAGAGAGGGGATCTGAGCCTTGGTATGCAGCTCCATGGGTGTTCCTGGAAGGCTGGCTTGGTGCGTGATACCCCGATTGGGAATGCTCTTATTACTATGTATATGAAATGTGGAGGAGGATTGGATTCTGCAGTTGAAGTCTTCCAGACAATTTTGGACCCGAATATTATTTCGTGGACTGCGATAATTGCTGGATTAGTGCAGAATGGGCTGGCCAAAGAAGCAGCGGGCTTTTACTGTGAAATGGTGTATGTAGGCATGATGGAGAATGAATTTTGCTTTACTAGTGTATTACCTGCTTTCAGTATGTTGGTGAGCCTTGATCATGGGAGAATGATCCACTCAAGAATCATTAAGTCGGGGTTCTGTTGCGATGTAATGGTGGGAAATGCACTGATCGATATGTACTTCAAGTGTGGTAGTGCAGAAGATGCTCAAATGGCTTTTGAGACCATGAGAAACCGTGACACAGTGTCATGGACCATTACGATTCTGGGATTTGGTCAGCATGGAAAAGGAGAGGAAGCTCTTCAAATCTTCAGAGCACTTGAAAGAAGTGGCACCAGCCCTGATTCGGTTACTTTTCTTGCACTTTTATCCACATGCAGTCATGGAGGTCTTGTGGAGGAGGGGATTAAGATCTTTCACTCTATGGTTAATGATTACAACATCAAGCCAAAGAGGGAGCATTGTGCTTGTGTAATTGATATGCTGGGTCGTGCTGGTAAATTGAGTGAAGCTGAGAAGTTCATCCAGGAGATGGGTATAGAAAGGGATCCATTGGCATGGGAATCTCTTCTTGGAACTTGTGCGATACATGGAGCAACTGAACTGGGAGAGAGATCAGCTGAGAAGGTTATGGAATTGGAACCACATAAAGATGGTCCGTATGTCTTGCTATCAAATATCTATGCTGAACAAAAAATGTGGGAGGAAAAGGTGAAATTGAGAGGAAGATTGGATGCTAGTATGTTGGCAAAAAATGTAGGATACAGCTGGTCTTCAGGTTTTAAAGTATGA
- the LOC135584328 gene encoding exocyst complex component EXO70A1-like — translation MDGSGGGAAAEGDLEAAEKLIMRWDSTASSAADERMIFDGADRSDAERYLRAVDELRRSIKDPVIVGSPRRSSSSSSHSSSENAIQIAMARLEDEFRNLLLTRANEVEVDALVDLSSLSLNSSASMDGYGDLSDAEGGGGGDGGGEGEAFSSDSVGASSSIRRSSIRSTRSIREIDLLPADAVDDLRSIAERMIAAGYGRECVQVYAGARKAAVDVCFRNLGVEKLSIGEVQRLEWDALEAKIRRWIRAARVCVRIIFASERRLCEHIFEGLGIADDAPFIETVKGASIQLFGFAEAISIGRRSPEKLFKILDLHDTISDLLPDIAVVFLSKSAESIYTQATEILSRLAEAVRGILSEFENAVFRDPPKTPVPGGTIHPLTRYVMNYISLISDYKPTLIELIVTRPSASSRFSGDDLAAAGAAVPELDFPVSENQTPLAAHLIWIIVVLEHNLENKANLYKDNALSHLFLMNNVHYIVHKVKDSPELREMIGDDYLRKLTGKFRLSATSYQRATWMRILHCLRDEGIHVSGSFSSGVSKSTLRERFKAFNAAFDEAHKTQATWYVPDTQLREELRISISEKLLPAYRSFLGRFRLHIENGRHPEMYIKYSVEDLEISLSDFFEGCAPSLHNRRRSH, via the coding sequence ATGGACGGATCTGGAGGAGGAGCGGCGGCGGAGGGGGACCTGGAGGCGGCGGAGAAGCTGATCATGCGGTGGGACTCGACCGCGTCTTCCGCCGCGGACGAGCGGATGATTTTCGACGGCGCGGACCGTTCCGACGCCGAGAGGTACCTCCGCGCCGTCGATGAGCTCCGACGCTCCATCAAGGACCCGGTCATCGTCGGAAGCCCCCGGAGatcgtcctcctcctcgtcgcaCTCCTCCTCGGAGAACGCGATCCAAATCGCCATGGCGCGGCTGGAGGACGAGTTCCGCAACCTGCTGCTGACCCGGGCCAACGAGGTCGAGGTCGACGCGCTCGTCGATCTGAGCTCGCTCTCGTTGAATAGCTCGGCTTCCATGGACGGGTACGGCGATCTGTCTGACGccgagggcggcggcggcggagacggtggtggagagggagaggcctTTTCGTCAGATTCGGTGGGGGCGAGCAGCAGCATACGGCGGAGCAGCATACGGTCGACGAGGAGCATCCGGGAGATCGATCTGCTGCCGGCTGACGCGGTCGATGACCTCCGGAGCATCGCGGAGCGGATGATCGCCGCCGGGTACGGCCGGGAGTGCGTCCAGGTGTACGCCGGCGCCCGGAAGGCGGCGGTGGACGTGTGCTTCCGGAATCTCGGCGTGGAGAAGCTCAGCATCGGTGAGGTCCAGCGTCTCGAGTGGGACGCCCTTGAGGCCAAGATACGGCGCTGGATTCGCGCCGCCCGGGTCTGTGTCCGGATCATCTTCGCCAGCGAACGCCGCCTCTGCGAGCACATCTTTGAGGGCCTTGGCATCGCCGATGACGCCCCTTTCATTGAGACTGTCAAGGGCGCGTCCATCCAGCTCTTTGGATTCGCCGAGGCCATCAGCATCGGTCGCCGGTCACCGGAGAAGCTCTTCAAGATCCTCGACCTCCACGACACCATCTCTGACCTCCTCCCGGACATCGCCGTCGTGTTCCTATCCAAGTCTGCCGAGTCCATCTACACCCAGGCCACTGAGATCCTCTCCCGGCTCGCGGAGGCCGTCCGTGGCATCCTCTCCGAGTTTGAGAACGCAGTATTTCGAGATCCACCCAAGACACCGGTGCCTGGCGGCACAATCCATCCCCTTACTCGCTACGTGATGAACTACATCAGCCTCATCTCAGATTACAAGCCGACGCTCATCGAGCTCATAGTTACAAGGCCATCTGCGAGCTCCCGGTTCTCTGGTGATGATCTCGCAGCTGCTGGTGCTGCGGTGCCAGAGCTTGATTTCCCGGTGTCCGAGAACCAGACTCCCCTCGCCGCCCACCTGATCTGGATCATAGTTGTTCTTGAGCACAATCTCGAGAACAAGGCGAACCTTTACAAGGATAATGCCCTCTCCCACCTATTCTTAATGAACAACGTCCACTATATCGTCCACAAGGTGAAGGACTCACCTGAGCTCCGGGAAATGATTGGTGATGACTACTTAAGAAAGCTCACCGGGAAATTCCGGCTGTCTGCGACGAGCTACCAGAGGGCCACGTGGATGAGAATCCTTCACTGCTTGAGAGATGAGGGGATTCATGTTAGTGGAAGCTTCTCATCAGGCGTCTCTAAGTCCACTTTGCGGGAGAGGTTCAAAGCTTTCAATGCTGCTTTCGATGAGGCTCATAAAACCCAAGCGACTTGGTATGTGCCAGACACCCAGCTGAGAGAGGAGTTGAGGATTTCAATCTCGGAGAAGTTGTTGCCAGCATACCGGTCTTTTCTTGGCCGGTTCCGGCTACATATAGAGAATGGGAGACACCCCGAGATGTACATTAAGTACTCGGTTGAGGACCTTGAGATTTCTCTGTCTGATTTTTTCGAAGGGTGTGCTCCTTCTCTACACAACAGAAGAAGGTCTCATTAA